Proteins found in one Synechococcus sp. LA31 genomic segment:
- a CDS encoding photosystem I reaction center subunit XI, protein MTVTPVADPCVGNLATPVNSSYFSRAFLNALPAYRPALSPNRRGLEVGMAHGFFLYGPFAITGPLRATEYASTAGLLAAVGLVSILTVCLSIYGTAGRGPNVQPADATIDNPPADLFTKAGWAEFASGFWLGGCGGAAFAWFLAGTTIVAPLVNIAGGVWSVN, encoded by the coding sequence ATGACCGTGACCCCCGTCGCCGACCCCTGTGTCGGCAATTTGGCCACTCCCGTCAACAGCAGCTACTTCAGCCGCGCTTTTCTGAACGCCCTGCCGGCCTATCGCCCTGCCCTCTCCCCCAACCGTCGCGGTTTGGAAGTGGGAATGGCCCATGGCTTCTTCCTCTACGGCCCCTTCGCGATCACCGGCCCGCTGCGCGCCACTGAATACGCCAGCACCGCTGGTTTGCTGGCGGCAGTTGGCCTGGTGTCGATCCTCACGGTGTGCCTCTCGATCTATGGCACGGCTGGTCGTGGCCCCAATGTGCAGCCGGCTGACGCCACCATCGACAACCCCCCGGCCGATCTGTTCACCAAGGCCGGCTGGGCTGAATTCGCCAGCGGCTTCTGGCTGGGTGGTTGCGGCGGCGCTGCCTTCGCATGGTTCCTGGCCGGCACCACCATCGTGGCTCCGCTGGTCAACATTGCCGGTGGTGTTTGGAGCGTGAACTGA
- a CDS encoding photosystem I reaction center subunit VIII produces MTGDFVAAWMPSVFVPLVGILAPAVAMALLFNVIEARD; encoded by the coding sequence ATGACCGGAGACTTCGTCGCCGCCTGGATGCCCTCGGTGTTCGTGCCCCTTGTCGGGATCCTGGCTCCTGCGGTGGCCATGGCCCTGCTGTTCAACGTGATCGAAGCCCGCGACTGA